Proteins found in one Poecilia reticulata strain Guanapo linkage group LG6, Guppy_female_1.0+MT, whole genome shotgun sequence genomic segment:
- the LOC103465671 gene encoding transmembrane and TPR repeat-containing protein 3-like, whose translation MAVMSWKEMLLLTGLVVGCYWNSLSCGFVFDDVSAILDNKDLRPSTPLRNLFLNDFWGTPMAEERSHKSYRPLTVLTFRLNYLFSELSAASYHLLNIVLHGVVCMLFLRVCRLFLDKTFSLLAALLQRPQPSP comes from the exons ATGGCTGTCATGTCATGGAAGGAGATGTTGCTTCTGACTGGGCTGGTGGTGGGATGTTACTGGAACAGTCTGTCATGCGGTTTTGTGTTTGACGACGTTTCGGCTATCCTCGACAACAAGGACCTCCGGCCCTCCACGCCTCTCCGCAACCTGTTCCTCAATGACTTTTGGGGAACGCCGATGGCCGAG GAAAGGAGCCACAAGTCTTACAGACCACTGACGGTGCTCACGTTCCGACTCAACTACCTCTTCAGTGAACTCAGTGCRGCTTCCTATCACCTGCTCAACATCGTTCTGCACGGAGTCGTCTGCATGCTTTTCCTGCGGGTTTGTCGACTGTTCCTGGACAAGACTTTCAGCTTGCTGGCTGCGCTGCT TCAGAGGCCGCAGCCCTCGCCTTAA